A window from Micromonospora terminaliae encodes these proteins:
- a CDS encoding ArsR/SmtB family transcription factor, with product MLDLLLVEGDGTATTLSQRMPVTRQAVAKHLGVLDRVGLVRATPAGREKRYRVDDAQLARAVAQLSSVGSAWDARLRRIKRIAESIQSARTD from the coding sequence ATGCTCGACCTCCTGCTCGTCGAGGGTGACGGCACCGCGACCACGCTGAGCCAGCGGATGCCGGTCACCCGCCAGGCCGTGGCCAAGCACCTCGGCGTGCTCGACCGGGTCGGCCTGGTGCGGGCGACGCCGGCCGGCCGCGAGAAGCGGTACCGGGTGGACGACGCCCAGCTCGCTCGGGCGGTGGCCCAGCTGTCGTCGGTCGGGTCGGCGTGGGACGCCCGGCTGCGTCGGATCAAGCGGATCGCCGAGTCGATCCAGAGCGCCAGGACGGACTGA
- a CDS encoding SRPBCC family protein yields the protein MVDILHRVGVVTPTPDQVYDALTTVEGLAGWWTDDTKGSGEVGGVLEFRFPPGGFDMEVVELRPAERVAWRVVGGPEEWIGTTVEWDLRQDGDYTIVLFAHRGWREPVEFMHHCSTKWGSYLMSLKSLVETGEGAPSPRDVQISDWH from the coding sequence ATGGTGGACATTCTGCACCGGGTCGGGGTCGTGACCCCGACGCCGGACCAGGTGTACGACGCGCTGACGACCGTCGAGGGGCTCGCCGGCTGGTGGACCGACGACACGAAGGGGAGCGGGGAGGTCGGCGGCGTCCTCGAGTTCCGGTTCCCGCCCGGCGGCTTCGACATGGAGGTCGTCGAGCTGCGGCCCGCCGAGCGCGTGGCCTGGCGGGTCGTCGGCGGCCCCGAGGAGTGGATCGGGACCACGGTCGAGTGGGACCTCCGCCAGGACGGCGACTACACCATCGTGCTGTTCGCGCACCGGGGCTGGCGGGAGCCGGTGGAGTTCATGCACCACTGCAGCACCAAGTGGGGCTCCTACCTCATGAGCCTGAAGTCGCTGGTGGAGACCGGCGAGGGGGCGCCGTCGCCGAGGGACGTGCAGATCAGCGACTGGCACTGA
- a CDS encoding SRPBCC family protein produces the protein MEFGTIEREIYVEASPEIVFDVVSSPDHLRKWWPDDARYDLAPGSVGEIVFGDRDAGGTVVPFTVVDARPPRTFSFRWTQPAGEPAAEGNSLLVTFDLTPSGSGTLLRMTETGFREMGWELAVLEQQYREHVSGWDFFLPRLVAYAPTLRVRA, from the coding sequence ATGGAGTTCGGGACCATCGAGCGCGAGATCTACGTCGAGGCGTCGCCCGAGATCGTCTTCGACGTGGTGAGCAGCCCCGACCACCTCAGGAAGTGGTGGCCGGACGACGCCCGGTACGACCTGGCGCCCGGGTCGGTCGGCGAGATCGTCTTCGGCGACCGGGACGCCGGCGGGACGGTCGTGCCGTTCACCGTCGTCGACGCGCGGCCGCCGCGGACGTTCTCGTTCCGGTGGACGCAGCCGGCCGGCGAGCCGGCGGCGGAGGGCAACTCGCTGCTGGTCACCTTCGACCTGACCCCGTCGGGCAGCGGCACCCTGCTGCGGATGACCGAGACCGGCTTCCGGGAGATGGGCTGGGAGCTGGCCGTCCTGGAGCAGCAGTACCGGGAGCACGTCAGTGGCTGGGACTTCTTCCTGCCGCGGCTGGTGGCGTACGCCCCGACGCTGCGGGTGCGGGCGTGA